The Pieris rapae chromosome 1, ilPieRapa1.1, whole genome shotgun sequence genome contains the following window.
CTTTTTGTGCCAATGAACAGTTGCACGATCTGTGTCTAAGCTGCATCCACTAAGCAATTACGATGAAAGTATGGTCAAGACCAATAAAGGGTTATATCGTAAATGATATGAACGTATCAATCAAGTATGTGTGTGATGTTTTTTGAGTATCGACAAAAAACGCAACCTGTTCCTTTGCGACTTATTCCACGGTATTGGTACAGAcgttagatattattttttctcttattatatttacaaatccTGTTTAACCCGTTTGCAAACCATTACATGAAACTTGGATTTTATGATACGCTTTATGTATATtgcgtatttaatttaaatattattgtttatcctGATAATCACGGGACGGGGGATTGTGTAATGGATTTCTTGGCAAATACCATTTTAACACCAGCGTTCATAGATAGACTTGTGTTTAGAAGACATTTACATAAGTTTAAGATGCACTTTTGAATGTGTTTAGATATTTGAATTAGAATTTCAAATTGAATTGcgccatatttattatattattaaaaggatgTTGAAAAAATTAACGTGAATGAGGACAAAtagtttacttattaaataattgtctcAAATGATTTACACGAGCGTTAAGCACAATCTAGAACTATGAGCGGTTAATTGGTAATTAAAACCTCATTTTACACGTAGTTGTATATTACGtgattaataaacttttatcaaCACAAGCaaggtttaataatttatttctaatagatGACTTATTGCACTTTTTAACACTTAGACTTGCTTAACTACAGCGTTATCAACTTTACCGCAAACAACAGAAAATAGGccttacttatatataaaattgtcgtAACAATGAATATACCCGATATTCAGTAGGTCTAAGAAGAGGTTGTAAAACTCTTTTGgaaacttgaaaaaaatatgataatatatatatttaagttgagATTTAAGCCCAAATCAACATCATATACCTCGATTTTGTCATCATTAAGTAAATGGGCACGTACCctagttatacatatttaataactcACGAAATAAGAagagaattttttatatagcgTAAGTACAATTCTGGAAAGTCATGTACGCGATATATAAGTGCAAATCATCACGTTCATTGTTGTTTCTAAGTCGTATCAAGTGATCAAAACGCTGACATTAAAGTGGTTAGGTCGACGGATGttcgtattatttttattcttacaatTACATGTTTAATTGACGGTTTTGGTGCAAAAGGCATATTCATAAATCGTCAGTGGACTAGGTAAAAAGATGCCTTTATTCAAGTACTATaacttaagttaaattatgtatatgtccTGCGAAGCACTCAAGGCCTCATAATACTTCCACTTGTCTCGTATCTATCCCCGCtatctcttttatttcatcttaTCCGGTTTCTCTGGCGTCCTCTCCTTTTTCTGCCCCCTAAGCCATTCCTAGTAAGGGCTCTTTTGACCCATCTGCCACCATAAGCGCGGGTCAGcccatttataaaaaaaactttgtaaattacCAAACTTAATGTTTGCCAAGCTGTTTCTCAAGTTCGAAACTTTTTtcgtaatgtatttttatcatcATCACCATCATCCTGGTGAGTTAGAGTTAGAGCAATTATTCagagttaaatattaattaataatacttaagcTCGTTCAACATATGTACGATCTGAAGGTAACAAAAGTCTCTCTTACAAATGATTGTTAGTCGGGCATGCAATTTAGCGATTGTTATTCTTCAgacatataattaatcaatcaaaGGCCAAATGAccatatgtatacatatacaaaaatcactttaaatgaatttttttttattgtatatacatatttttaatatttaattcacatTGATTTACTAATTTGATTAAGAAATTACGCAAACAACTGATAAAACTGATGAAACGTAAAATATGAATCTAGGTCAAGATCTAGTGAATCATCGTCTTTGCCTGTTAAATGAAAGACTTATCATGTCCTtatcatttttcattatttgaaattcaattcTTTTTATCATTCGTGAAGGATACACGAGTCAGATTTAGTACTACGTTAGATCCATCCGCcagattagttttttattccgattattattaaaaattaaacttatagtttaaaaacgatgaaaactatttatatttctgtatagaTGCTCATCGATTTTTCTCATTTCAATACCGACATTTTGTCCTTGTCcgtgattatatttttttccataaacAGTAGTATATAGAAAAGTTATCATGTCGTCTAGTGAGATGCACTAGTTTACACTTCACATTAAGTCACAGGGTCACCCATGCAGGGTCAACGCCACTGGGTTATTATCAACTTAGGTGGGCTAGGCTAAAAACTAGAATATCTGTTTGGTTTACCTTTGTAACATCAGACTAAGTAGTTTGATGAAccaaaatttttttagattattctAGCTCCACTAGATTATAGAAGTTCGTTTCCACTTAATGTGATTTTCTTAGCCTTCGTTTTCAGTATATACATGGAAAATTTTACTATGCAAGCCCAGATAATGTTTAGTGTTCCAGAAAGAAACcttttaggtttttctgtgaatttttctctatgtaaacctcagagttcaagtcatacgtttttaattaacaactaaaaaattagggtgtaataataataaataaaaaatcgtagagggttgaaaattatCCTTAATTTTCAACGATTTTTGAatgttgtatcataaaaaataaaaataaattgttaaaaaatataatttaggctTTTAAGGGTTTTCCTTTTGAGGGGGgtctacccttaacatttagggggatgaaaaatatatgtcgGATTCGCAGACTTAACCTATACCCATAACAATTCACGAAAATCGGTCGAGCCATTTCAgaggagtttaattataaacactgtgacacacgagaattttatttactagatGTTTGTCTACCAATATAGatatacagtaaataaaacgaaaaatcCCAATAGCTTCACGATGTACTACTCAAAGAGTAACTTAAATAAGTCTTTCAACAGATTCCTTTCttaccttttatttattttaattcatgttgtaataaaaggtttattttaataaaagattgaGTGTATTTTCTGAATTGATGTATGAAACATGCCAGATGTAGTATTCTACgcaataaagttattatcaaTCTAACAACATGTGAAAACTTCCCAtactttacatacttttaGTAAGCTTTTGAAAAACCTCATTTGGTATACGTGCTTTCGTGTGTCACTTAGGCTATTATACAAGACACAAGattaaagctttaaaaatgtttgataaaGCATTATGCAATATTTTGATGGCTATTTTGAAATTTCCAGCGACCTTGATCACGGCGGCGGCGGGAACTACAGTGGGTTGGACGTCTCCCACACTCCCGAAACTACGAGACAAAGACTCGCTTATTCCAACAACGGCGGATCAGAGTTCATGGATTGCCTCTCTAATGATATTAAGTTCAGGTGACTATATTGCCTACTGTTACAGTTTTACTTGGCTTATGTAAATATTGCATGCCAAATATTTATGGTGGTATGGTTTTAGATATGTTACCGTAGTTTTTTCCTTCTGGTTCCATAATATAATGAACGTAATTATTAGCTAgtattctataattatttcctCAAACAGAGGTTGTTACTTTATCATAATcataatgtaatgaaaattcgtattgtaattgtaatttatctatttgaaTCTATACTGTTTCAGCATTAAGCCCCATCCCGGCATCGTACCTCGCAGACAGAATTGGAACAAAGAAAACGTTGCTTCTCGCAGCAATTCCTTACATCCTGGGCTGGATCCTGGTGATGCTCGCGACCAACGTCCCAACAATATACGCAGCTCGGCTTATATCGGGTTTAGGTTACGGCATCGCATACACAACAGCTCCTATGTACCTTGGTGAAATCGCATCGAATGAAGTGCGAGGAGCTATGGCCACCCTCATCACAGTAATGTCTAAGGTATGGAacttttgatatgttttacacgttacaacaaaaatatcttaaacaaCAACAACTACTTATTTAGACACATTAaatgttcttaaataaatgttttttgtattatattgtgCATTTTGCTCTATTGATtccttatgtttatatttataatatatattaatgaatatatacCTTACATAcccttattatttaagtaattgatTGAGTTTTTTCTCCATTTCAGTTTGGGATCCTGTCACAATACTGCATAGGGCCCTACGTATCTATGCTAGGACTGGCGAGTTTCAACATTGCCATACCTATACTGTTCGTTGTAACCTTTAGTGCTATGCCGGAGTCGCCTTACTATTACCTCAAATCCGGACAATCACATTTAGCTGAGAGATCTCTAAAAAAGCTTCGAGGTCGTGATTACATGATGGAAGAATTAGATAGTATGACCCACCTTGTCAATGAGAATATGAAGGAAAAGAGTCGGTGGAAGGATCTTGTCACCGTAGGTGGTAATAAAAGAGGACTGATAATTTTGCTAGGAATATATTTTACCCAACAATTTTGTGGTAGTACCGCGATCATATCGTACGCGGAACAAATATTTGGAGCTGCGGAGGGCGGATTAGGTGCTCGAGAATCGTGTATAGTGGTTGGTTCGGTCCAGTTACTGACCTCCGCAATTTCATCACAATTAGTTGATAGATTAGGAAGAAAACCTTTACTGTTAGTTTCATCTTGCGGCGTTGGTCTTGCTAATGTTATTATAGGAGCGTACTTTTTCATGAAATATGCAAACAGTGAGTACGTTGTTAACTTAAAATTCATTCCTGTCGTTGTGATAccaatattcatattttcctACACTATCGGCCTGGCTACGGTTCCGTTTGCTATAACATCAGAAATATTTCCGACACACATAAAATCAAAAGCCACttgtataattcaaatatgtGTTGCCTTAATGACATTCGCAGTTACTAAGTTATATCAAGTGATCGCGGATAACTTAGGTACATATGTCGCATTCTGGAGTTTCGCCTTACTGTCGGTAGGTGgcgttatatttatattaatactactTCCTGAAACAAAAGGTCAATCGTTCGCTGCCATACAAGAGAGGTTATACAGTAGTGATAAAGTTGTGTATGAAAAGAGGGACGGTGATGTGGCAAGAGTACGgataaatttatgaaactcACAATTCGAAGGTGCTATACCTGTACTTAATATTTCcgtcctttttataaataaagcattCCGCagatattttacacatatattttaatgctaCTTGTGTCATATCGTATAGACCTTGACtaccttatttaaaatatatctcaaATAGGATATTGTGATAACCTACTCGATAATAATCTTGTCTTTGAACTAGATAGAgatacctaaataataattccttAAATTCCAAAACGTCTCAGTAATCAGTATTTGAATATCTATACCGAAACCGGTCCTTTTTAAGTAATTCTTTGGATTACTCGGAGTAATGTTTTCGGTGTATGATATAATTTTGTGATAACGCTTAAATTGTATAGTCCTCATACTGTAACACCCCTAACAAACTTAAAACCAAATGGGTCCAACATATtaggaaaaatctaaaaatgtgAAATCatattgtaattgttatattaaataaatgtaaagtatttttagaGAATTTATGAGGTGTAGCAGTAAATCTTTAGATATAATctgtataattaagtttttaattcttGTAAGAAAAGCTTTAataccaaaatatatattaaaaaagatctTCCATTGAAAGGtgacaaataaagtaaaaatacgtTAATAATAGAGTGCCTTGCAATCGATTTTGTTAttctgaataataatatttgtagattatCTAGTAATGTAACAAAGaatccaaatattatttaatacatatatagtatatgtttaaacaatattagatgtttataaaacaaaatgaataacaaaatattattttgtaactaaACTGTAATTatcaaactattttataatatatgaaaatttaatcattttgttAAAGgagctattttataaaataaactcatAAGTGTGGCCTTTAATAGCTCATTTTTATCTGAAATAGCCGCATACACAGACCACAGATTTAATCATGGCTAACTTTATAAGTCTTTCAAACAAACGATTAGAAAATTAACaagatatatttgtaatacctattttaataaaagaaagttTCAAACGTACTAGCAATCTAACCCATACGTTTAAGCTAAACATTATCTGTTGGTCTCTTTATGTTTTAACTGATTTTAtctgtaattaaattgtattgtgaTCCTATTTACATTCCTAGTGCCTTAAATATTGTGTGCCATTTACATCTGTGCAAACTGATCTGAAAACTTGGATCATAGAACTAagagaaattatatattgtgatTGTTaatcattttgtttaatttgtcatatgaaattacatataattacgCCCATAAATTTCAAATGATGGATTCATTTTCCATCGAACAAACATCTATGCCCATCTGTCAAAAGTGTTATATCAATTTTGGAATTGAAACGAGTAAGTATGGAGATCAGCCTTTGTCTATTTGCCTAAAAATATCAAGATTCAGTAATCTAAATACCAACGTATTGTACAAACTAGTATGAACGTTACCAACAACACCCACTGAGcaaaataagataattttaaagtaagctttaaaaattatcttgaACCCAAAATTAGCAGTAGTTTACCTATTTGtgtacttaaaaatatctatagcTCTGCGAGGTATCCTCTAATAGATAGCTATTAACAAAACAACGACTATGTAGAATAGGTAAACTATTGCGTTATCTTTGTGGGTGTGTCATACGTCATTACGAGACATCTTAAAACATCTTGATAATCTGTAACCCGATGAAACAACTCGTCACAAACAAGAGCTAGCCAGTATGTGGGTATTTCTGGACTGCTCCTAGTCCCGACACCTATCTACTATGATTTGTTTCATTCatcttaaaactatttttgtagCAGGCGCTACTTTTTacactaaatttataaacgtATTCCGTATTTTGTCGTTAATTGGAAGAATTGAAAATGTTATCATGACTATCACTAATTATGCTATAGATCGACACCTTTGCATCATCTTATGAGTTtactataactttttataaaagatgttcaatttccaaaatatatttaattaatcgcAACTCTTCGACTTTTAAGACAACAATGTTACTAATGGGCGTTTTATTCGTTCCCAATTCACATGTACTCATTTTCCACTGAAGCTCTGTTTGAAACGAGTGGACTTTGTACTTAACGTCTGCGTCATGCTGTTCCGAATACAGATATGCACtcaaaatagtaatttaatatttcctatacgtatatataactTCGACAGTATGAATGCACCCTTatgtttacgctgtgatgaaatGAGATATGTGAAAAGGTAcgtatttataatgattttatattaacgttAACGTTGTTTACTACTTAATAATTCATGTGAATGTTATTGCGCGATGTCGTGACAATTTCTTCACAAAAACATGCGGTTTAAGCTGTGAATACGTCCCATTTTGTCATTGTAGTTGTGAGCTGcacacattttaattacacgATTGTGGGTGTAGTGAGTTATTTGGCACACATGTATAGTAAGGACGTTGTGTGCTTCACGCGTTGAACGGATGATAACTTATTCACATTCTTGTTTTCAAATGATGTAAAAAATGCAAGGgttttatcttattaattaattatagactTGTCAATACACGGTTTTAATTGCAATGAATGTTATCGATGTAGGCTTAACAATACTACGCTTTATAAAGATTGGcgacaataaaatatactaacatCTTAACAATTTTCGTTTTGGAATTATTTTGTCATTATCTTGCTTACGTGTTGACATAAAGTTAACTAAAAGTTGCGAAattgaaatcaaataattaaatatatttagaaccTGTCATCGTCAACTAAcgcaataattaatccacaatctcagattaaaaacaatctgagatctgaccgtgacagtcgatcgatctcctatctgcatccaa
Protein-coding sequences here:
- the LOC110994873 gene encoding facilitated trehalose transporter Tret1 — protein: MVFGRKWREYGTALSATLITAAAGTTVGWTSPTLPKLRDKDSLIPTTADQSSWIASLMILSSALSPIPASYLADRIGTKKTLLLAAIPYILGWILVMLATNVPTIYAARLISGLGYGIAYTTAPMYLGEIASNEVRGAMATLITVMSKFGILSQYCIGPYVSMLGLASFNIAIPILFVVTFSAMPESPYYYLKSGQSHLAERSLKKLRGRDYMMEELDSMTHLVNENMKEKSRWKDLVTVGGNKRGLIILLGIYFTQQFCGSTAIISYAEQIFGAAEGGLGARESCIVVGSVQLLTSAISSQLVDRLGRKPLLLVSSCGVGLANVIIGAYFFMKYANSEYVVNLKFIPVVVIPIFIFSYTIGLATVPFAITSEIFPTHIKSKATCIIQICVALMTFAVTKLYQVIADNLGTYVAFWSFALLSVGGVIFILILLPETKGQSFAAIQERLYSSDKVVYEKRDGDVARVRINL